The Seriola aureovittata isolate HTS-2021-v1 ecotype China chromosome 3, ASM2101889v1, whole genome shotgun sequence genome includes a region encoding these proteins:
- the srp68 gene encoding signal recognition particle subunit SRP68 isoform X2 — MAADKQNEAKVSPMDENKENLSDGGLGLEILQIIKESQQQHGLRHGDYQRYRGYCSRRLRRLRKTLGFKMGNRHKFIGKKITVEMLSDSRYLLLVLMEAERAWSYAMQLKQEANTEPRKRFHLLARLRKAAKHSEKLEKLCESHRVDAKTKLEAQAYTAYLSGMVEFELQEWKRAMEAFNKCKTIYEKLASAFTEELAVLYRQRVDEISPNIRYCAYNIGDQNAINDLMQMRLTGGGGGMMAEKLEALITQARTKQAATMSEVEWRGRTVPVKIDKARIFLLGLADNEAAIAQASNEETKEHLYETLLAECRDTIQAVREELKSEAQRERSTDADSGKVSNLQFLHSYLTYIKLCTLVKRNESMAHTLQDKLKEPETDESKRGPRPQDLIRLYDIILQSLAELSTLQGLEDDHTFQKEVSLKTLVYKAYRCFFIAQSYVLVKKWSEALVLYERVLKYAKEVQSKSKSLNNSLKDLPDVQELIAKVNAEKYSLQAAAILDTDETAEVPSQQQVKDNTPLCNRLETFRLDPALVGKQPNLVQFPPDFQPIPCKPLFFDLALNHVAFPPLDDKVEQKGKGGLTGYIKGIFGFGS; from the exons ATGGCCGCAGACAAGCAAAACGAAGCTAAAGTTTCCCCCATGGAcgaaaacaaagaaaatttaTCGGACGGAGGACTTGGACTGGAAA TCTTGCAAATCATCAAGGAgtcccagcagcagcatggCCTCAGGCACGGAGATTACCAGAGATACAG GGGCTACTGCTCTCGCAGACTGCGTCGCCTACGCAAGACTCTTGGTTTCAAGATGGGAAACCGACACAAGTTCATTGGGAAGAAAATAACTGTTGAAATGCTTTCTGACAGCAG GTATCTATTGCTTGTTTTGATGGAGGCAGAGCGTGCGTGGAGCTACGCCATGCAGCTGAAGCAGGAGGCCAATACAGAGCCACGCAAACGCTTCCACCTGCTGGCACGTCTACGAAAGGCTGCCAAGCACAGCGAGAAGCTGGAGAAGCTCTGTGAAAGCCACCGTGTTGATGCCAAGACCAAACTGGAGGCACAG GCCTACACTGCATACCTCAGTGGCATGGTGGAGTTTGAACTGCAGGAGTGGAAGCGTGCCATGGAGGCTTTCAACAAGTGCAA GACCATCTATGAGAAACTAGCCAGTGCATTCACAGAGGAACTGGCAGTCCTGTACCGCCAGCGTGTGGACGAGATATCGCCCAACATCCGCTACTGTGCTTACAACATTG GTGACCAGAACGCCATCAATGACTTGATGCAGATGAGATTGACTGGTGGAGGAGGCGGCATGATGGCTGAGAAACTTGAG gcCCTGATCACTCAGGCAAGAACCAAGCAGGCAGCCACCATGAGTGAGGTGGAGTGGCGAGGTCGGACGGTGCCCGTCAAGATTGACAAGGCCCGCATCTTCCTGCTGGGTCTTGCAGACAATGAGGCCGCCATTGCTCAG GCATCTAACGAGGAGACCAAAGAGCATCTGTATGAGACCCTGCTGGCCGAGTGCAGAGACACCATCCAGGCTGTGAGAGAGGAACTCAAGAGTGAGGCG CAGCGAGAAAGGAGCACTGATGCCGACAGTGGCAAGGTGTCCAACCTGCAGTTCCTGCACAG TTACCTGACCTACATCAAGCTGTGTACTCTGGTGAAGAGGAATGAGAGCATGGCCCATACTCTTCAGGATAAACTGAAGGAGCCTGAGACCGACGAGAGCAAGAGGGGTCCCCGTCCACAGGACCTCATCCGCCTCTATGACATCATCCTGCAG AGTCTGGCGGAGCTCTCCACCCTGCAGGGTCTGGAGGATGACCACACCTTCCAGAAGGAGGTGTCCCTCAAGACGCTGGTCTACAAGGCTTATAG GTGCTTCTTCATTGCCCAGTCCTACGTGCTGGTGAAGAAGTGGAGTGAGGCCCTGGTGCTGTATGAGAGGGTGCTGAAATATGCCAAGGAGGTCCAGTCCAAGAGCAAGAGCCTCAACAACAGTCTCAAG GATCTCCCTGATGTTCAGGAGCTCATTGCCAAGGTCAACGCTGAAAAATACTCACTTCAAGCTGCTGCCATTTTAG acaCTGATGAGACCGCTGAAGTTCcctctcagcagcaggtgaaggaCAACACG CCCCTCTGCAACCGCCTGGAGACCTTCCGCCTTGACCCAGCCCTCGTAGGAAAGCAGCCCAACCTGGTCCAGTTCCCCCCTGACTTCCAGCCAATCCCCTGCAAGCCCCTGTTCTTTGACCTTGCTCTGAACCATGTGGCCTTCCCACCGCTGGATGACAAGGTGGAGCAGAAGGGCAAGGGCGGTCTGACCGGCTACATCAAGGGCATCTTTGGCTTTGGCAGCTAA
- the polg2 gene encoding DNA polymerase subunit gamma-2, mitochondrial: MLNHCVRRAFTLKTSQSRTAAHLRLNRGRCSASWSEDLDEVRTLLQLCLDRHYISRGQANAELFRRGMSCSYGPLGMELRRNLLEQWWLSVTRSTAQVFGINTLSSSKDRETDRAGQLRMVESENLKQILEQQELSKEQIIQEVQMLLQRSPSVRTNLLQGALEQFVPSLELVNTKLPFGLAETGLCFPSSDGSGCPAEVTQTSVVWFCSPRTSSQWLDHWTRQRLKWWRKFALSPSDFSSCDIPEEELVVAASRGVRITYNFPWGQEPLETLCSRGDAELLQTHKGARSKLQCRNGRKTVPHVVSVTGNMDRGLMAFMSNSLQLLNREDGKQRLQQRKVLKLHPVLAPVKVALDLGRGATVELRQVCEGLLQEFMEAKISAWPGYLETMPTSMEQLNAKYDEMGVLFTVVISENTLESGLLQVRSRDTTIKETMHISEIKKFVSRYISAADKI; encoded by the exons ATGTTAAATCACTGTGTCAGACGcgctttcacattaaaaacctCGCAGAGCAGAACAGCAGCGCACCTGCGGCTCAACAGAGGACGCTGCAGTGCATCATGGAGTGAGGATTTGGATGAAGTCAggactctgctgcagctctgcctggACAGACACTACATCTCACGGGGTCAGGCTAACGCCGAGCTGTTTCGGCGTGGGATGAGCTGCAGCTATGGACCTCTGGGCATGGAGCTGAGGAGAAACCTGCTGGAGCAGTGGTGGCTCTCTGTGACCAGGTCCACAGCTCAGGTGTTTGGGATCAACACCCTGAGCAGCAGcaaggacagagaaacagacagagcaggacaaCTGAGGATGGTTGAGTCTGAAAACTTAAAACAAATACTTGAGCAGCAAGAGCTGAGCAAGGAGCAGATCATCCAGGAGGTGCAAATGCTGCTTCAGAGGTCGCCATCTGTGAGAACAAACTTACTTCAAG GTGCCTTGGAGCAGTTTGTCCCCTCGTTGGAGCTGGTGAACACGAAGCTGCCTTTTGGCCTGGCCGAGACTGGTCTGTGTTTTCCGTCCTCTGACGGTTCTGGTTG CCCTGCTGAGGTCACTCAGACGTCTGTGGTGTGGTTCTGCTCTCCTCGCACCTCCTCGCAGTGGCTGGATCACTGGACACGACAGAGGCTAAAGTGGTGGAGGAAA TTTGCCCTGTCTCCGTCCGACTTCAGCAGCTGTGACATCCCGGAGGAGGAACTTGTGGTGGCGGCGTCTCGTGGTGTGAGGATCACCTACAACTTCCCGTGGGGACAGGAGCCTCTGGAGACCCTGTGTAGCCGAGGagatgctgagctgctgcagacacacaaaggagCCCGATCCAAACTACAG TGTCGAAATGGGCGCAAGACAGTTCCTCACGTTGTCTCTGTAACTGGGAACATGGACCGTGGTTTGATGGCCTTCATGTCCAactcactgcagctgctgaacagaGAAGACGGCAagcagaggctgcagcagagaaag GTGCTGAAGTTGCATCCAGTGTTGGCTCCAGTCAAAGTGGCTTTAGACCTTGGCAGGGGAGCCACTGTGGAGCTGagacag GTTTGTGAGGGCCTTCTTCAAGAGTTTATGGAGGCTAAGATCTCTGCATGGCCGGGGTATCTTGAAACTATGCCAACATCAATGGAGCAGCTGAATGCCAA GTACGATGAGATGGGAGTGCTTTTCACTGTGGTGATCAGTGAGAACACCTTGGAGAGCGGCCTCCTTCAGGTCCGCAGTAGAGACACCACCATCAAAGAAACTATGCACATCTCTGAGATTAAGAAATTTGTCTCCAGATACATTTCTGCTGCCGACAAAATCTGA
- the srp68 gene encoding signal recognition particle subunit SRP68 isoform X1 — MAADKQNEAKVSPMDENKENLSDGGLGLEILQIIKESQQQHGLRHGDYQRYRGYCSRRLRRLRKTLGFKMGNRHKFIGKKITVEMLSDSRYLLLVLMEAERAWSYAMQLKQEANTEPRKRFHLLARLRKAAKHSEKLEKLCESHRVDAKTKLEAQAYTAYLSGMVEFELQEWKRAMEAFNKCKTIYEKLASAFTEELAVLYRQRVDEISPNIRYCAYNIGDQNAINDLMQMRLTGGGGGMMAEKLEALITQARTKQAATMSEVEWRGRTVPVKIDKARIFLLGLADNEAAIAQASNEETKEHLYETLLAECRDTIQAVREELKSEAKQRERSTDADSGKVSNLQFLHSYLTYIKLCTLVKRNESMAHTLQDKLKEPETDESKRGPRPQDLIRLYDIILQSLAELSTLQGLEDDHTFQKEVSLKTLVYKAYRCFFIAQSYVLVKKWSEALVLYERVLKYAKEVQSKSKSLNNSLKDLPDVQELIAKVNAEKYSLQAAAILDTDETAEVPSQQQVKDNTPLCNRLETFRLDPALVGKQPNLVQFPPDFQPIPCKPLFFDLALNHVAFPPLDDKVEQKGKGGLTGYIKGIFGFGS; from the exons ATGGCCGCAGACAAGCAAAACGAAGCTAAAGTTTCCCCCATGGAcgaaaacaaagaaaatttaTCGGACGGAGGACTTGGACTGGAAA TCTTGCAAATCATCAAGGAgtcccagcagcagcatggCCTCAGGCACGGAGATTACCAGAGATACAG GGGCTACTGCTCTCGCAGACTGCGTCGCCTACGCAAGACTCTTGGTTTCAAGATGGGAAACCGACACAAGTTCATTGGGAAGAAAATAACTGTTGAAATGCTTTCTGACAGCAG GTATCTATTGCTTGTTTTGATGGAGGCAGAGCGTGCGTGGAGCTACGCCATGCAGCTGAAGCAGGAGGCCAATACAGAGCCACGCAAACGCTTCCACCTGCTGGCACGTCTACGAAAGGCTGCCAAGCACAGCGAGAAGCTGGAGAAGCTCTGTGAAAGCCACCGTGTTGATGCCAAGACCAAACTGGAGGCACAG GCCTACACTGCATACCTCAGTGGCATGGTGGAGTTTGAACTGCAGGAGTGGAAGCGTGCCATGGAGGCTTTCAACAAGTGCAA GACCATCTATGAGAAACTAGCCAGTGCATTCACAGAGGAACTGGCAGTCCTGTACCGCCAGCGTGTGGACGAGATATCGCCCAACATCCGCTACTGTGCTTACAACATTG GTGACCAGAACGCCATCAATGACTTGATGCAGATGAGATTGACTGGTGGAGGAGGCGGCATGATGGCTGAGAAACTTGAG gcCCTGATCACTCAGGCAAGAACCAAGCAGGCAGCCACCATGAGTGAGGTGGAGTGGCGAGGTCGGACGGTGCCCGTCAAGATTGACAAGGCCCGCATCTTCCTGCTGGGTCTTGCAGACAATGAGGCCGCCATTGCTCAG GCATCTAACGAGGAGACCAAAGAGCATCTGTATGAGACCCTGCTGGCCGAGTGCAGAGACACCATCCAGGCTGTGAGAGAGGAACTCAAGAGTGAGGCG AAGCAGCGAGAAAGGAGCACTGATGCCGACAGTGGCAAGGTGTCCAACCTGCAGTTCCTGCACAG TTACCTGACCTACATCAAGCTGTGTACTCTGGTGAAGAGGAATGAGAGCATGGCCCATACTCTTCAGGATAAACTGAAGGAGCCTGAGACCGACGAGAGCAAGAGGGGTCCCCGTCCACAGGACCTCATCCGCCTCTATGACATCATCCTGCAG AGTCTGGCGGAGCTCTCCACCCTGCAGGGTCTGGAGGATGACCACACCTTCCAGAAGGAGGTGTCCCTCAAGACGCTGGTCTACAAGGCTTATAG GTGCTTCTTCATTGCCCAGTCCTACGTGCTGGTGAAGAAGTGGAGTGAGGCCCTGGTGCTGTATGAGAGGGTGCTGAAATATGCCAAGGAGGTCCAGTCCAAGAGCAAGAGCCTCAACAACAGTCTCAAG GATCTCCCTGATGTTCAGGAGCTCATTGCCAAGGTCAACGCTGAAAAATACTCACTTCAAGCTGCTGCCATTTTAG acaCTGATGAGACCGCTGAAGTTCcctctcagcagcaggtgaaggaCAACACG CCCCTCTGCAACCGCCTGGAGACCTTCCGCCTTGACCCAGCCCTCGTAGGAAAGCAGCCCAACCTGGTCCAGTTCCCCCCTGACTTCCAGCCAATCCCCTGCAAGCCCCTGTTCTTTGACCTTGCTCTGAACCATGTGGCCTTCCCACCGCTGGATGACAAGGTGGAGCAGAAGGGCAAGGGCGGTCTGACCGGCTACATCAAGGGCATCTTTGGCTTTGGCAGCTAA
- the LOC130166825 gene encoding probable ATP-dependent RNA helicase DDX5: MPGFSDRDRGRDRGYGGGPPRFGGGGGGNRGGPPPGKFGNPGERLRKKHWNLDELPKFQKNFYQEHPDATRRPLQEVEQYRRSKEVTVKGRDCPKPIVKFHEAAFPSYVMDVIVKQNWTEPTPIQSQGWPVALSGKDMVGIAQTGSGKTLAYLLPAIVHIQHQPFLEHGDGPICLVLAPTRELAQQVQQVAAEYGRASRLKSTCIYGGAPKGPQIRDLERGVEICIATPGRLIDFLECGKTNLRRCTYLVLDEADRMLDMGFEPQIRKIVEQIRPDRQTLMWSATWPKEVRQLAEDFLKDYVQINIGALQLSANHNILQIVDVCSDMEKEDKLIRLLEEIMSEKENKTIIFVETKRRCDELTRRMRRDGWPAMGIHGDKSQQERDWVLNEFRYGKAPILIATDVASRGLDVEDVKFVINYDYPNSSEDYIHRIGRTARSQKTGTAYTFFTPNNMKQASDLISVLREANQAINPKLIQMAEDRGGRGRGGRGGYKDDRRDRYSGGGRSNFGGSSYRDRESDRGFGSGPKSAFGGSKAQNGGSYGGNSGNSGGSYGNNNYSNSNGQGNFGAPANQVGAFGNQSFQGPPQFGAMQRAAQNGMNHPPFPFNSQPPPPQAQQPPPPPPMVPYPMPPPFPQ, from the exons ATGCCTGGCTTTTCAGACAGAGATCGTGGCAGAGATAGAGG GTATGGAGGAGGACCCCCTCgttttggtggtggtggaggaggcaATAGGGGCGGACCCCCTCCAGGAAAGTTTGGCAACCCTGGTGAGAGGCTGCGAAAGAAGCACTGGAACCTTGATGAGCTTCCAAAGTTTCAAAAGAACTTCTACCAGGAGCACCCAGATGCCACCCGCAGACCACTT CAAGAGGTTGAGCAGTACAGAAGAAGCAAAGAGGTTACAGTCAAAGGCAGAGATTGCCCAAAACCAATTGTAAAATTCCATGAAGCTGCATTTCCTA GCTACGTCATGGATGTTATAGTCAAACAGAACTGGACTGAACCAACCCCGATTCAGTCTCAGGGGTGGCCTGTTGCCCTCAGTGGCAAAGACATGGTTGGCATCGCACAAACTGGGTCTGGGAAAACCCTTGCA tACCTTCTGCCTGCAATTGTGCACATCCAACATCAGCCATTCTTGGAACATGGAGATGGACCTATT TGCTTAGTGTTGGCACCAACTCGTGAGCTGGCTCAGCAGGTGCAACAAGTGGCTGCTGAATATGGCAGGGCCTCCCGTCTCAAGAGCACCTGCATCTATGGTGGTGCACCCAAAGGACCCCAGATCAGGGACCTTGAGAGGG GTGTTGAGATCTGCATCGCCACCCCAGGTCGTCTCATTGACTTCCTGGAGTGTGGTAAGACTAATTTGCGCCGTTGCACATACCTGGTGCTGGATGAAGCTGACCGCATGCTGGACATGGGATTTGAACCTCAAATCCGCAAGATAGTTGAACAAATCCGG CCAGACCGTCAGACCCTGATGTGGAGTGCCACCTGGCCTAAGGAAGTTCGCCAGCTGGCTGAGGACTTCCTGAAGGACTACGTCCAGATCAACATTGGAGCACTGCAGCTCAGTGCCAATCACAACATCCTACAGATAGTTGATGTTTGCAGTGACATGGAGAAGGAGGACAA ACTGATCCGTTTGCTGGAGGAGATAATGAGTGAAAAGGAGAACAAGACCATTATATTTGTGGAGACCAAAAGGCGTTGTGATGAGCTCACCAGGAGGATGAGACGAGATGG TTGGCCGGCCATGGGAATTCATGGAGACAAGAGCCAGCAGGAGAGGGACTGGGTCCTTAATG AATTCAGATATGGCAAAGCTCCAATCCTCATTGCTACAGATGTGGCCTCCCGTGGCTTAG ATGTGGAGGATGTGAAATTTGTCATCAATTATGACTACCCTAACTCCTCCGAGGATTATATCCACCGAATTGGACGCACAGCCCGAAGTCAAAAAACGGGCACAGCCTACACCTTCTTCACCCCCAACAACATGAAACAAGCCAGTGACCTGATCTCTGTGCTCCGCGAGGCCAACCAGGCCATTAACCCCAAGCTGATCCAGAtggcagaggacagaggag GTCGTGGAAGGGGGGGAAGAGGTGGCTACAAGGATGACCGTCGCGATAGGTATTCTGGGGGTGGGAGGAGCAACTTTGGTGGTAGTAGTTACAGGGACAGGGAAAGTGATAGAGGGTTTGGCAGTGGGCCGAAGAGTGCCTTTGGTGGCAGCAAGGCCCAAAATGGTGGCAGCTATGGAGGCAACAGTGGTAACTCTGGTGGTAGCTATGGCAACAACAATTATAGCAACAGCAACGGACAGGGTAATTTTGGTGCTCCAGCAAACCAGGTGGGTGCCTTTGGTAACCAAAGCTTCCAGGGCCCCCCTCAGTTCGGGGCCATGCAGAGGGCCGCTCAGAATGGCATGAATCACCCGCCATTCCCTTTCAATTCTCAGCCGCCACCACCACAGGCCCAACAGCCACCACCCCCTCCACCGATGGTGCCCTACCCCATGCCACCACCCTTCCCACAGTAG
- the LOC130166828 gene encoding CD209 antigen-like, with protein MSEDIYAMPDLTKKVRFQTRENEGRNADKTDNVNIYDNYWAEGSTPPKLQDTTEEQQQINAPSGKRDLVRPAAVFLVLLCLLLLAVVIAVVVLWVQDKSLNDSLTIERDELLTNYSEMTSLNVNLTIERDELRTNYSEMTSLNINLIQKTHQLQEDIFEVTKDRDKLKKQLETSSCPAKWMKFGNTCYSFVTSRKNWSDSKQFCESRGGQLPIISSEEEQIFLSSFPNSIWLGITDEEQEGVWKLVDGTNATTFYWRRGQPDNAGQKENCAQISKWFNGLNNWNDLPCSIKLFFICEKILK; from the exons ATGTCTGAGGATATCTATGCCATGCCAGACCTCACCAAGAAAGTTAGATTTCAGACAAGGGAGAATGAGGGCAGAAATGCAGACAAAACGGATAATGTGAACATTTATGACAACTACTGGGCAGAGGGGAGTACGCCACCGAAATTACAGGACACCACTGAAGAACAACAGCAAA TCAATGCACCTTCAGGAAAGAGGGATCTCGTCAGacctgctgcagtgtttctggtgCTGCTGTGTCTTCTCCTCCTGGCTGTAGTCATTGCTGTGGTGGTCCTAT GGGTTCAAGACAAAAGCCTCAATGACAGCCTGACCATCGAGAGAGACGAACTACTGACAAATTACAGTGAAATGACAAGCCTCAATGTCAACCTGACCATTGAGAGAGACGAACTACGGACAAATTACAGTGAAATGACAAGCCTCAATATCAACCTGATCCAAAAGACACACCAGCTACAGGAAGACATTTTTGAAGTCaccaaagacagagacaaattaaaaaagcagCTTG AGACATCATCCTGTCCTGCCAAGTGGATGAAGTTTGGCAACACTTGTTATTCATTTGTCACCTCAAGGAAAAACTGGTCTGACAGCAAACAGTTCTGTGAAAGTCGTGGTGGACAGCTGCCGATCATATCTAGCGAAGAGGAACAG ATATTTCTAAGCTCATTTCCCAACAGCATCTGGCTTGGTATCACAGACGAGGAGCAGGAAGGTGTCTGGAAATTGGTTGATGGAACGAATGCCACCACATT CTACTGGAGAAGAGGACAGCCGGATAATGCAGGACAAAAGGAAAACTGTGCTCAAATTAGTAAATGGTTTAATGGATTAAATAACTGGAATGATTTACCTTGCAGTATCAAATTATTCTTCATCTGTGAGAAAATacttaaatga